Genomic window (uncultured Flavobacterium sp.):
CTCCAGAACCAACTTAAATCTTCACCTGCTACGTTTTCCATAGATCTGAAAAAGTCATCTGGTTGAGGATGTTTAAAAGCCCAACGCTCAACATAAGTACGGAAAGCAGTATCAAAACGATCTTTTCCTAAAATTTGTTCTCTTAAAATTATCAGTCCCGAACTTGGCTTAAAATAACACAACATACCAATATTAGCTTCCTTCATGTTATCAGGAGAACTCATTATCGTTTCCAGATCCGGTCTTGTAAAAGGTTCTGCATTTTTGTGCAAATCTGTTGGTTCATCATTATATTCTCCTTTATTAAATTCTGCAGTACTTAGAGAGTTTATAAAAGTATTAAAACCTTCGTCCATCCATGCAAATAAACGCTCATTTGAACCAACAATCATAGGAAACCAAATGTGTCCAAATTCGTGATCTGTAACTCCCCATAAATCTTTTCCTTTAGATTCCCATCCGCAAAAAACAATTCCAGGATATTCCATTCCACCTTCATTTCCTGCAACGTTTGTCGCTGCCGGATAAGGATATTCAAACCATCTTTTAGAATAATTCTCTATCGAAGCTTTTACATATTCAGTAGAACGGCCATAAGCATCCTGCCCGGCACTTTCTACCGGATAAGCTGATAGAGCCAACGCTTTTTTACCACTTGGCAAGTTAATTTTAGCTCCATCTAATATAAAAGCAGGAGATGATGCCCAAGAAAAATCACGAGCATTTTTTATTTGATAATGCCAGGTTTTCTCGCCTGTTGCATTTGTATTTGCCGTTGCAGCAACTTCTTCAGCAGAACGAATCATAACTGTTTTATCACTTTGAGAAGCTTCTTTATAACGTTTAAATTGTTCAGCAGGTAATACTTCTGCTCCATTTAACAACTCTCCAGAACCAACAACATAATGATTTGCGGGAGTTGTAATTTTTACATCAAAATCTCCATACTCTAAATAAAACTCAGAAGCACCTAAATAAGGAGCCGTATTCCAACCTCTTACGTCATCATATACACACATACGTGGATACCATTGTGCAATGGTAAAAATTTTACCATTTTTAGTTTCTAAAACTCCCATTCTGTCAGATCCTTCAAAAGGAGCGATGAAAGAGAATTCGATTTTGATTTTTACAGCAGCACCTTTTGAGGCTAATTCTTCAGGAAGAAAAATTTGCATTCTGGTATCAGTAATTACATATTTTGCTTCAACTTCTGTCTTTTTCTTTCCAACAGAAATTACTTTTACTGATTTTATCTTATTTCCACCGTCAAAAATTTGACCTTGAGCTCCATTACGGCTTCCTGTTAAAGGTACAACAGCATTTCCTCGAGAATCTTGTTTAAATAAATTCTGATCCAGATTTAACCAAACAAATGACATTTTATCCGGACTATTATTAGTATACGTGATTTCATCTGTACCAATAACTTCATTTGTTGTTCCGTTTAGTTTTACGGTTAACTGATAATCCGCTCTGTTCTGCCAATATTCAATACCTGGCTGACCACTTGCTGAACGGGTTGATGTAGCATTTTTAGTGTAAAAATGTGGTGCAAACGCATCGTGATAATTGTAGTTGTTAACTGGATTTACTGCTGTTGCTGTTGGCGTTTGTTGCGCCCAAACAGAAGAAATTCCAACAAAGAAAGCCATAGTTAAAAGGCCTTTAAAGGAATGCTTTTTCATATTTTTTAGCTGTTTATATAGCAAATTAATGAAAAAAAAAGCTATTCACAGAGAAAACACAAAAGATAAATTTAATTTTAGCAAAACTTTATCAAAAAAATATTTTTAAGCATTTTCCTAAAAAAATAAAATTTATAAAATATATTTACATAGCTATAAAATTAATTCATTTCAACAACAAATACTTTGAATACAACTATTTCAAATTCAACATTAAGCGCATCAATTAAACACTCCGGAGCAGAATTATTTTCGTTAAAAAACAATCAAGACAAAGAATTTATCTGGGAAGGTAATCCTGATTTCTGGGGAAAACACTCTCCTGTTCTATTCCCGATTGTTGGAACTTTAAAAAACAACATTTATACTATTAATGGCATTGAATATCAATTACCCCGACACGGTTTTGCTCGTGATATGGAATTTCAATTGATTAAAAAAAATGAAAATAGCGCTGTTTTTTCATTGCAATCTAATGAAGAGACTTTAAAAAAATATCCATTCTCATTTGAATTACAACTTATTTATACTTTAAATGAAGCAACATTAGATATCGAATACAAAGTAATTAATAAAGGTGAAACTAAAATGCCTTTTTCTATTGGAGCTCATCCTGCTTTAGCTTTACCCGAAGCTTTTGAAAATTATGCTTTTGAATTCGAAAAGAAAGAAATCCTCGAATATTATCTTTTAGAAAATGATTTAATTTCAAACAAAACTAAAGCTTTAGAAACTTCTAATAATTTAGTTCCCTTAAACTATAAATTGTTTGAAAATGATGCTTTAATTTTTAAGACATTAGAATCAAATTCACTTACAATCCTTGAGAATTCAAAACCTTATATAAAAGTTGATTTCGAAGATTTTCCTAGTTTAGGAATTTGGACAAAAGAAAAAGCTCCGTTTATATGTATCGAACCATGGTTGGGATATTCTGACACTGCCGAAAACTCAGGCAATTTATTTGAAAAAGAAGGAATTTTAGTTTTGGACGGTTATCAAACTTTCCAGGCAAAATTTAGTATACAAATATTATAATCGAAAAAAAATGCTGGCATTCAATTTTACTCCGTTTCCAACAATAGAAACAGAACGTTTATTATTAAGAAGGGTTACAAATGACGATGTAAATGAAGTTTTTGAATTGCGTTCAAATCCTGAAACCATGAAATATATTCCCAGACCTTTAGTAAAAAATACCGAAGATGCTTTGGAACTTATTGACTCGATTGAAGATAAAATCGTCACAAATATCGGGATTAATTGGGGAATCACTTTAAAAGACAATCCTAAACTACTTGGCATTATTGGCTATTACAGAATGCAGCCTGAAAACTATCGTGCAGAAATTGGCTATATTTTACTTCCTGAATTTCAAGGAAAAGGAATTATATCAGAAGCTGTAAATCAATTAATTAAATATGGCTTTGAAGATTTAAAATTACATTCCATTGAAGCTATTATTGATCCTGAAAACTTTGGTTCTGAAAGGGTATTGCAAAAATGTGGTTTTGTAAAAGAAGCACATCTTAAGGAAGTTGTGTTTTACGAAGGACGTTTTTTAGATTCTGTAATCTACTCATTACTAAACAGTAAGTAATTTCAAAGATAGTCATGCAAAAAATATTCTTGTTAAATTAAAACACTTAGGCAATAGGAGTTATTGATTTCCGTTATATTTGCACGCAAAATAAGCCATAACGCCTTATTTTAATACCACGTAAATCAATTTTATGAAAAAGTTTTTAATCCTACTTGTTCTTTTCTTTTCTATTCATTCTCAAAGTCAGACTTTTATTAAATTTAATGCCGCTACGGCTTTATTAGCAGTACCAAATGTTGGGATCGAAACCAGTATTGGAAAAAAAATGACTTTTAGTGTTGATGTAATGGCATCTTTTTGGGAATCTTTTGACGGTCATAGTCCCATGAAATTCTATACGTTGACTCCTGAAATCCGTTATCACTTTAAAGAAAAATACAATGGTTTTTATGTAGGTGGACACGCTGGTCCTGATTTTTACGAAATACAAAAATGGAATTATTGGAACACCAACGAATACGAACACGGCTTTGGTTACCGCTTAGGAGTGACAGTTGGATACAATATCAAATTAAGTAATAAATTTTTATTAGACGTTTTTGCAGGCGGTGGCTGGCATCAAGGTTTTTACCATGGTTATTATAACGATGGAACACCTGGAAGATATGAAAAAGCACCAAACTGGAATAAAAGTGGAGAATGGCTTCCTTACCGTGGCGGCGTTATGATTTCTTATAAATTATAAGAAATCATTTGGTAAACTTAGGCAAAGATTTTACATATAAATCTTCTATCTTTTTACGAGCCCAATCGGTTTTTCTTAAAAAAGTTAAACTTGATTTGATACTAGGATTTGATGTAAAGCATTTTATAGGGATTAATTCTGCTAAAGTATCGAAACCATAATGATCAACTAGTGATTCTAATATTTTTTGAAGTGTAATTCCGTGTAAAGGATCTTTAGATTGATTTTGCATTTTATACTTTTAAAATAATAATAAAAAGACCGTGCTTTAAAAAAGTACGGTCTTTTCCTTTTTACAAAATTAGTAAATTGAAATCTAAATCAATTAAATCTTTAATTATCTTTAGACATATCAAAGTTTTCCAATTTTGTTTACATTTGTACTTATGTTAAAAACAGTCAATATACTTAATAAAAGAGCTCGATTTGATTATGAGATAATCGACACTTATACTGCCGGAATTGTTTTATCCGGAACCGAAATCAAATCAATACGCTTAGGAAAAGCTAATATTACCGAAAGTTTTTGTGAATTTAACAATCTTGAACTTTTTGCTATTAATACTTATATAGAAGAATATTCTTTTGGAAATCAATTTAATCATAAATCAAGAAGCGAGAGAAAATTACTTTTAAACAAAAAAGAATTAAAAACCCTTCATAAAAACGTTCAGGCAAAAGGACTTACAATTGTTCCTTTAAAATTGTTTACGAATGAAAAAGGATTAGCAAAATTGCAAATAGGTCTTTGTAAAGGAAAGAAGAATTACGACAAACGTGAATCTCTTAAAGAACAAGACACCAAGCGAGACTTAGACCGAATAAAAAAAGCTTATAACTAAAAGCTATTTTTTGCAAGAACTAGTATTCTTCATTATTTTATACGTATTTTTACTACAATAATTCTAAAAAAATGTAATATGAAGAAGTACTTGTTTTTATTAATCACTGTTTTTGCACTTTCAAGTTGCGGCAGCAATACGTCTATCGTCGATAGTTGGAGAGACCCTAAAATTACTGTTGCTCAGGAGCATTTTAAAAAAGTTTTGGTTGTTGCATTGGTAAAAGATGAAGCTTCAAGAAGAGTAACTGAAAACAGAATTGCTGCCGGTAATGAGATTTTCAAAACTTCTTACCAATATTTAAACGAAACTATTGCGCAACTTACTAAGGAACAAAAATTAAAAATTTTACAAGATGAAAATTTTGATGGCGTAATTACAATGCGACTAGTAAGCACAGATAAAGAAACCAATTATGTTCCAGGAACTTATACCGGAATGTATTATGGTGGATTTGATGGAATGTACACCGGAATGTATGGTTATGGTTTTGGAAATTGGTACGGAATGTACTCTCCTAACTTCTACGATCCAGGATATTATCAGGAAACCACTTCTTATATGGTTGAAACGAATGTTTTTTCATTGAAAGAAAACAAATTAATCTGGACAGGAACCACAAAATCAGATTACGTTACTGACTTAGGTCAAACAGTTGACGCAATAATGCAAACAGTAGTAAAAGAAATGAGAAAAGACGGTTCACTTCCTTCAAAATAAAATAAATAAAAAAGCAATAGCAATTATTGCTTTTTTTATCTCAAAAATTATGACTAAATTTGTCAAGACAATTTAAAATTTAGCAAAATGAAATCGCTTCTTAAAAATGCAAGAGAACAAAAGGGTCTAAAAACCCGTGAAGTAGCACAATTACTTGGTATTGATCAGGCTTTGATAAGCAAATTTGAAAGTGGTTCACGCAAACCAACTAAAGATCAAATTGTAAAGTTATCACAACTTTTAGAGATTGATTATGAAACTCTAATGGTTGCATGGCTAAAAGAAAAAATTCTATATGAAATTGGCGATGATGAATTTGCATTAAAAGCACTGGAAGTTGCTGAGCAGGAAATCAAATATAATAAAACAGTTTCAAAATTAAAATTATCAACCACTTTAGAAAAAATCCTAAACGAAATTGATATTCTTAAAGAAAAACTGGACACTTATAGACAATTTGATAGTTATAAAATCAGTCAGGCTCTTGAGCTCGAATATACTTTTGAGAGTAATAGAATTGAAGGAAACACAATGACACTTCGTGAGACTGATTTAGTTATAAATGAAGGTTTGACCATTTCAGGAAAAAGTATGCGCGAGCATCTTGAAACTATTAATCATCAGGAAGCAATAGGTTTCATCAAAGATCTGATGCAAAAAAACAATAGCTTAAATGAACGTGATCTTTTATCAATCCATAATTTAATTTTACGTGGTATAATTCCTGAAGATGCGGGTCGCTATCGAAAAGTACAAGTCATGATTAAGGGAAGTAGTTATATGCCCCCACAACCTTTGATGGTTCCTCAGGAAATGGAAGAATATTTTATTTGGTATGAAATCAATAAAAATAAATTACATCCTGTTATTCTGGCTGCTGAAATGCATGAAAGATTAGTTACAATTCATCCTTTTATTGACGGAAACGGTAGAACTTCCCGATTAATCATGAATTTAATTTTAATGCAAAAAGGCTATTTAATAGCTAATATAAAAGGAGATTATGAAAACAGGATGCAATACTATCAAACATTAGAAATAGCACAAACGAAAAAAGATAAAGAAGATTTTTTGCTTTTCATCGCTCAAATCGAGAAGGAAAGCTTAGAAAGATATATTGGAATTCTTACGCAATAAAAAAGCCCAACTAAATTGGGCTTTTCTCTTAATTTTTATCTTCTAATAAAGGAACAAATCTAAACTCTCCAAACTCATGTTTTTCAAATTGAGTTTCATTTTTTCGAATCAGCAAAGTCATAATCTGAACATCTTCGCCTAACGGAATTACCAATCTCCCTCCTATTTTTAACTGAGCCATTAATGGCTGCGGAATAAACGGAGCACCTGCCGTTACAATAATACTATCAAACGGTGCATAACTTGGCAAACCTTTGTAACCATCTCCAAAAGACAAATGTTTGGGGCGTATATTTAACTTAGGAAACAAATTAGAAGTTGTTTTAAACAACTCATTCTGTCTTTCAATACTATAAACTTTAGCTCCCAACATACATAAAACTGCAGTCTGATAACCAGATCCTGTACCAATTTCAAGAATTTTATGCTCTTTTTTAACTTCTAATAGTTGCGATTGAAAAGCAACCGTGTAAGGTTGCGAAATAGTCTGCCCTGCTCCTATAGGAAAAGCCTTATCTTGATAAGCGTAATCTTCAAAACTTGAATTTAAAAAAAGGTGTCTTGGGATTTTTTTTATCGCATCCAAGACCGCTCTGTCAGTAATTCCTTTTTGTTCTAAAGTGCTTACTAATTGATTACGAAGTCCTTGATGTTTGGCAGTATCTTTCAAAATAGGTAGGTTTTATTTTTGCAAAAATAAGAAACAAAACAGTAAATCAAATATTGATTTTTAATTATTAAATCGCTAAATCTTTATTGTATTCACTTTTACTTTCGACAAATAAATTATATTTTTGTTTAAAATACATTCTCATGTTAAAAGTAGGAGTTTTAGGTGCTGGTCATCTTGGTAAAATACATTTACGCTTATTACAACAATCTGACAAATACGAATTAGTTGGATTTTACGACGAAAATCAAGAAAATGCCGAAAGAATTTCAAAAGAATTCGGTTATAAAAACTTCAGTACAATTGCAAAATTAATCCACGCCGTGGATGTTATCGATATTGTAACACCAACACTTTCGCACTATAAATGTGCTAAAGTAGCCATCAAATCAGGAAAACATATCTTTATTGAAAAACCAATTGCCAATACTGTTGAGGAAGCTGAAGAAATTATTGCTTTGGCAAAAGAACACAACGTAAAAGGGCAAGTTGGTCATGTTGAGCGCTTTAATCCAGCGTTTATTGCTACAAAAAACATGATCGAAAATCCAATGTTTATAGAAACGCATCGTTTGGCAGAGTTCAATCCGCGTGGTACAGATGTTCCTGTGGTACTGGATTTAATGATTCACGATATTGATGCTATTTTAAGTGTTGTAAACTCAAAAGTAAAAAGTATCAACGCAAGTGGAGTTTCTGTAATTAGTGACACTCCGGATATTGCCAATGCAAGAATCGAATTTGAAAACGGTTGTGTTGCCAATTTAACTGCAAGCAGAATTTCGATGAAAAACATGCGTAAAACACGATTTTTTCAAAGAGATGCTTACATTTCAGTTGATTTTCTAGAGAAAAGATGTGAAGTCGTTCGTATGAAAGATGCTCCTGAAGTTCCAGGTGATTTTGATATGATTCTGCAAAATGCCGAAGGCGTAAAAAAACAAATCTATTTCACCAATCCGGATGTAGAGCAAAACAATGCAATTTTAGACGAATTAGAGTCATTTGCAAATGCAATAAATACTAACACTACACCAGTTGTAACTCTTGAACAAGCAACAGATGCACTAAGAGTAGCGTATCAGATTATTGATTGTTTCGATAAATAAATGAAAATTCTTAAAAATAAAATTAGCCACGAATGCACAACATAATTAGTGAATTCGTGGCTAAAATCATAAATATAATATCAAAAAATAAATGAAAACTATAGCTGTAATTGGTGCAGGAACAATGGGTAACGGAATTGCTCATACATTTGCACAAAGTGGTTTTACTGTAAAACTAATTGATGTTTCTGAGAAATCATTAGATAAAGGAATGGCAACTATTGCCGCTAACTTAGACAGAATGTTGTCTAAAGGAACAATAACTCAGGAAGAAGTTGCAAAAACGATCACCAATATTATTACCTATACTGATATTAAAGACGGTGTTGTTGGTGTAGATTTAGTAGTTGAAGCTGCTACTGAAAATGTAGAGTTAAAACTTAACATTTTCAAGCAATTAAACGAAGCTTGCTCTCACAATACTATTCTAGCAACCAATACTTCATCGATCTCCATTACACAAATTGGAGCTGTTGTAGCACATCCGGAACGTGTTATTGGAATGCATTTTATGAATCCGGTGCCAATTATGAAATTGGTCGAAATCATTCGCGGATACAATACCAGCGACGAAGTGACTAAAATCATCATGGATTTATCTGAAAAATTAGGTAAAACTCCAGTTGAAGTAAATGATTATCCGGGTTTTGTGGCAAATAGAATTTTAATGCCGATGCTAAACGAAGCAATCGAAACGTTATATAATAAAGTAGCCGGTGTTTACGAAATTGACACTGTAATGAAATTAGGAATGGGACATCCAATGGGACCACTTCAATTAGCCGATTTTATTGGTCTTGACGTTTGTCTTGCTATTCTGAATGTCATGTACGAAGGTTTCAAAAATCCTAAATATGCTCCTTGTCCACTATTAGTGAATATGGTAAGAGCCGGAAAATTAGGTGTAAAATCTGGTGAAGGTTTTTATGATTATAGTGAAAGTAAAAAAGCAGAGAAAATCTCTAAGCAGTTTATTCTTTCATAAAAAAGAAATACGATGTCAATACAATCGAATTTAAACAAAATCAAAACAAGTTTACCTAAACACGTAACATTAGTTGCAGTTTCTAAAACAAAACCTGTTTCAGATTTGATGGAAGCATACGATGCCGGTCAACGCATTTTTGGTGAGAATAAAATCCAGGAAATGGTTGACAAGTACGAACAAATGCCAAAAGACATTCAATGGCACATGATAGGTCATGTACAATCGAATAAAGTCAAATTTATGGCGCCGTTTGTAAGTTTGATTCATGGAGTTGACAGCTTAAAATTATTACAGGAAATCAACAAACAAGCTTTAAAAAACAATAGAATTATAGATTGTTTGCTTCAAATACATATTGCCGA
Coding sequences:
- a CDS encoding M1 family metallopeptidase, with product MKKHSFKGLLTMAFFVGISSVWAQQTPTATAVNPVNNYNYHDAFAPHFYTKNATSTRSASGQPGIEYWQNRADYQLTVKLNGTTNEVIGTDEITYTNNSPDKMSFVWLNLDQNLFKQDSRGNAVVPLTGSRNGAQGQIFDGGNKIKSVKVISVGKKKTEVEAKYVITDTRMQIFLPEELASKGAAVKIKIEFSFIAPFEGSDRMGVLETKNGKIFTIAQWYPRMCVYDDVRGWNTAPYLGASEFYLEYGDFDVKITTPANHYVVGSGELLNGAEVLPAEQFKRYKEASQSDKTVMIRSAEEVAATANTNATGEKTWHYQIKNARDFSWASSPAFILDGAKINLPSGKKALALSAYPVESAGQDAYGRSTEYVKASIENYSKRWFEYPYPAATNVAGNEGGMEYPGIVFCGWESKGKDLWGVTDHEFGHIWFPMIVGSNERLFAWMDEGFNTFINSLSTAEFNKGEYNDEPTDLHKNAEPFTRPDLETIMSSPDNMKEANIGMLCYFKPSSGLIILREQILGKDRFDTAFRTYVERWAFKHPQPDDFFRSMENVAGEDLSWFWRSWYVNNWRFDQGINSIKYVKNDPSKGVVITVENFDKMPMPIVVDVKTKSGKVSRVTVPVEVWQRNNVWSFKHNSTEEIESITLDPDHVFPDNNEANNIWTATKGTIEKDVILDGYLGTYSTSRAPLKIDFTEKNSTLNVEITNFPKFTVHPVVSEKDTFESTSAGLKFKFNEAKTGFDMTVLGNGQVIPFTKN
- a CDS encoding aldose 1-epimerase family protein, which encodes MNTTISNSTLSASIKHSGAELFSLKNNQDKEFIWEGNPDFWGKHSPVLFPIVGTLKNNIYTINGIEYQLPRHGFARDMEFQLIKKNENSAVFSLQSNEETLKKYPFSFELQLIYTLNEATLDIEYKVINKGETKMPFSIGAHPALALPEAFENYAFEFEKKEILEYYLLENDLISNKTKALETSNNLVPLNYKLFENDALIFKTLESNSLTILENSKPYIKVDFEDFPSLGIWTKEKAPFICIEPWLGYSDTAENSGNLFEKEGILVLDGYQTFQAKFSIQIL
- a CDS encoding GNAT family N-acetyltransferase: MLAFNFTPFPTIETERLLLRRVTNDDVNEVFELRSNPETMKYIPRPLVKNTEDALELIDSIEDKIVTNIGINWGITLKDNPKLLGIIGYYRMQPENYRAEIGYILLPEFQGKGIISEAVNQLIKYGFEDLKLHSIEAIIDPENFGSERVLQKCGFVKEAHLKEVVFYEGRFLDSVIYSLLNSK
- a CDS encoding DUF3575 domain-containing protein, whose protein sequence is MKKFLILLVLFFSIHSQSQTFIKFNAATALLAVPNVGIETSIGKKMTFSVDVMASFWESFDGHSPMKFYTLTPEIRYHFKEKYNGFYVGGHAGPDFYEIQKWNYWNTNEYEHGFGYRLGVTVGYNIKLSNKFLLDVFAGGGWHQGFYHGYYNDGTPGRYEKAPNWNKSGEWLPYRGGVMISYKL
- a CDS encoding VF530 family protein; this translates as MQNQSKDPLHGITLQKILESLVDHYGFDTLAELIPIKCFTSNPSIKSSLTFLRKTDWARKKIEDLYVKSLPKFTK
- the smpB gene encoding SsrA-binding protein SmpB, with the translated sequence MLKTVNILNKRARFDYEIIDTYTAGIVLSGTEIKSIRLGKANITESFCEFNNLELFAINTYIEEYSFGNQFNHKSRSERKLLLNKKELKTLHKNVQAKGLTIVPLKLFTNEKGLAKLQIGLCKGKKNYDKRESLKEQDTKRDLDRIKKAYN
- a CDS encoding Fic family protein encodes the protein MKSLLKNAREQKGLKTREVAQLLGIDQALISKFESGSRKPTKDQIVKLSQLLEIDYETLMVAWLKEKILYEIGDDEFALKALEVAEQEIKYNKTVSKLKLSTTLEKILNEIDILKEKLDTYRQFDSYKISQALELEYTFESNRIEGNTMTLRETDLVINEGLTISGKSMREHLETINHQEAIGFIKDLMQKNNSLNERDLLSIHNLILRGIIPEDAGRYRKVQVMIKGSSYMPPQPLMVPQEMEEYFIWYEINKNKLHPVILAAEMHERLVTIHPFIDGNGRTSRLIMNLILMQKGYLIANIKGDYENRMQYYQTLEIAQTKKDKEDFLLFIAQIEKESLERYIGILTQ
- a CDS encoding protein-L-isoaspartate(D-aspartate) O-methyltransferase, coding for MKDTAKHQGLRNQLVSTLEQKGITDRAVLDAIKKIPRHLFLNSSFEDYAYQDKAFPIGAGQTISQPYTVAFQSQLLEVKKEHKILEIGTGSGYQTAVLCMLGAKVYSIERQNELFKTTSNLFPKLNIRPKHLSFGDGYKGLPSYAPFDSIIVTAGAPFIPQPLMAQLKIGGRLVIPLGEDVQIMTLLIRKNETQFEKHEFGEFRFVPLLEDKN
- a CDS encoding Gfo/Idh/MocA family oxidoreductase — encoded protein: MLKVGVLGAGHLGKIHLRLLQQSDKYELVGFYDENQENAERISKEFGYKNFSTIAKLIHAVDVIDIVTPTLSHYKCAKVAIKSGKHIFIEKPIANTVEEAEEIIALAKEHNVKGQVGHVERFNPAFIATKNMIENPMFIETHRLAEFNPRGTDVPVVLDLMIHDIDAILSVVNSKVKSINASGVSVISDTPDIANARIEFENGCVANLTASRISMKNMRKTRFFQRDAYISVDFLEKRCEVVRMKDAPEVPGDFDMILQNAEGVKKQIYFTNPDVEQNNAILDELESFANAINTNTTPVVTLEQATDALRVAYQIIDCFDK
- a CDS encoding 3-hydroxyacyl-CoA dehydrogenase NAD-binding domain-containing protein — its product is MKTIAVIGAGTMGNGIAHTFAQSGFTVKLIDVSEKSLDKGMATIAANLDRMLSKGTITQEEVAKTITNIITYTDIKDGVVGVDLVVEAATENVELKLNIFKQLNEACSHNTILATNTSSISITQIGAVVAHPERVIGMHFMNPVPIMKLVEIIRGYNTSDEVTKIIMDLSEKLGKTPVEVNDYPGFVANRILMPMLNEAIETLYNKVAGVYEIDTVMKLGMGHPMGPLQLADFIGLDVCLAILNVMYEGFKNPKYAPCPLLVNMVRAGKLGVKSGEGFYDYSESKKAEKISKQFILS
- a CDS encoding YggS family pyridoxal phosphate-dependent enzyme; this encodes MSIQSNLNKIKTSLPKHVTLVAVSKTKPVSDLMEAYDAGQRIFGENKIQEMVDKYEQMPKDIQWHMIGHVQSNKVKFMAPFVSLIHGVDSLKLLQEINKQALKNNRIIDCLLQIHIAEEETKFGLDENELNELISSSDFKEMKNIRILGLMGMATYTENQSQIKKEFIHLKLIFDSLKNIDGYSKDTLQWVSTISMGMSGDYQLAIEFGSTMVRIGSSIFGGR